The genomic window CTACCAACTGAACAACTTGCAACGCCAATATTTTAAAGAGAAAACAGAATTGGAACCGTTTTTTCTTAAATATAATTCCGTACCGAGCTTGGCAGAAATAAATGGACCGGATGGAGATAGGTGGATTACCCACTTCCCCAATGATCCGGACGTTAAAAAACCGGACCGAACAATTGATTATATTTTCATGTCCAAAAATTTACAGCCGGATAATCATTATGTTAGGCAGACAGACACTCTCAAAATTTCCGATCATTTTCCGATGATTACGGAGTTGTCACTGCCCAAGTAGGTTGACAAAAAGCCCAATTTTAGAGTATACTGATTTCAAGAATTAAAGCCGAAGTGGCGGAATTGGTAGACGCGCACGACTCAAAATCGTGTTCCTTCGGGAGTGTGGGTTCGATTCCCACCTTCGGCACTATGAATTTTTTTACTCTTATTATTATTGGCTATATCGTTATTGCCAGTATTGTTATTTTAATTTTGGTTAGGGATTTATTTTTTAGTGAAACGGAGATGACGAAAAATCCAGCCAGCCAATCCCGCCGCAAAAAATACTATTTTAAAAAATGGATTTCCTGGACATTTATTATTGTACTCGGCTTGGGTATAGTTATGGCGATTGACGCCAGATTTATTGAACCCTATTTATTGGTCATAAACACAAAATCAATTAAAATATCAAACTTAAAAAACCCGATAAAAATCATCTTGGTTACAGACATCCAGGTCAGCGAATTTAAAAAACAGGACTGGGTGGAAAAAATCGTTAAAAAAATAGAGGCCGTTAATCCGGATTTAGTCCTGTTGGGTGGGGATCAGATAGATAATGAAGGAACAAATCTTGATGAAAGCCAATATTTGGAACCCTTAAGGGAGCTGGTTGGAAAATATCCCATCTATTATATTTTGGGCAATCATGAATACGGCATCGGCGGAGCCGCGCGCTACACAACCAGTTTACAAACCGGCGATAAATCCGATTGGTTAAAAACAGAAATGGCCGAAATCGGCATTCCCTTGTTGCAAAATCAACTGGTTTGCCCGGAAGTAAAAAAAGAAAAAATTTGTATTTTTGGGGCGGATGAAATTTGGAAAAAACCAATCAATTTTTCTGATTTAAAAAAATGGAATCCAAATGATCCATTGTTATTTCTGGTGCATAATCCTGACGGAGCAATGTATTGGCCGGATAATTTTCTAAAACCAAATCTAGTTTTGGCCGGACACACCCATGGCGGACAAATTCGCCTGCCTTTTGTTGGTCCGCTGGGAAGCGCACCGACTGACTTGCCTAAAAATTTTTATAAAGGTTTGAATTATTATCATTCAATTCCGGTATTTACTTCTGTCGGAGCTGGAGAATCAGGCGGACCGATCAGATTTTTAGATCCGCCGGAGATTTCAGTGATTGAACTGGTCCCCTGAAAAAAAAAGGTGCCCGACGCGAACGTTCGCGCCGGGCCCGGACTTCTGCGAGTGGGCGGACTTGTCGCGTGCGATGGTGGTCGCGAGCGAACACGTCACTCCCTGCTTCTCTCGTCTCTCCCGGTACCCCCGGGATCTTGTAACCCCCTCGCGCCGAAGCGCGAGGGGATGACGTGCCGATCAGCTTGTGGCCGTCGGCTGACCCAGCTCCTCGCAGATGGAGATGGGCTATGTTGTGTCTGAACGGGTTCCGCCGTCCGCGGGTTGATGCTGCGTTCGCTGTCAGATCAGTTCCGTCGGCGTAGTTGCCGGCGACGAACTTCTGACAGTGCAACTTGGGGGCCTGGCCGGCGCCGCTTGCTGTGCTGGCGCTAGCCGCCGAGGTCCC from Patescibacteria group bacterium includes these protein-coding regions:
- a CDS encoding metallophosphoesterase codes for the protein MNFFTLIIIGYIVIASIVILILVRDLFFSETEMTKNPASQSRRKKYYFKKWISWTFIIVLGLGIVMAIDARFIEPYLLVINTKSIKISNLKNPIKIILVTDIQVSEFKKQDWVEKIVKKIEAVNPDLVLLGGDQIDNEGTNLDESQYLEPLRELVGKYPIYYILGNHEYGIGGAARYTTSLQTGDKSDWLKTEMAEIGIPLLQNQLVCPEVKKEKICIFGADEIWKKPINFSDLKKWNPNDPLLFLVHNPDGAMYWPDNFLKPNLVLAGHTHGGQIRLPFVGPLGSAPTDLPKNFYKGLNYYHSIPVFTSVGAGESGGPIRFLDPPEISVIELVP